The Neptunomonas concharum genomic interval ATGAAAAAAACAATGGTTACCTTCATTGGGGGCGCTTTGCTATCGCTGGCACCTCTCCAATTTGCTGTTGCTCATGGTAATGCGACCGGTGTTGTAAAAGAGCGCATGGATACTATGGATGATATGAAAGCATCCATGAAAACCTTAGCCGCTATTTTTAGCGGAGAACGAGAATACAATGCGCAACAGGTCAAAGACGCAGCGGATACCATCGCACAGTTGTCAGGTGAAAGCCTGCTAAAGCTGTTCCCGAAAGGCAGCCTTAAAGGGCTAGGTCATACAGAAGCGAAACCGGAGATCTGGCAAGAGTGGCCACGTTTTTCTGGTTATGCCATGGACTTGCAGCGCTTTAGCGAAGCGTTGGCGCAGGCCGCTTCTAAATATGAAGCAGGCTCTCAGCAAGCGCCGGCTACCACGATGATGAGTGGTAGCAGCTCTATGATGAGTGGGCATAAAATGATGGGTGGGCACAAAATGATGGGAATGCAACAGATGTCCCAAGAGCACTTAAATAATATGCCTGCTGATCATCTATTCACCATGGTTAAAGAGAGCTGTAGCAACTGCCACACTCGATATCGTACCGAAGAGGACTGATCTATGGTGGGGTGGAAAAAGTACACAGTTTTTGCGGCTTTAATCTTAGCGGTTGCTTTCGGCTTTATGGTGACGTCACTACCACCTGAAACACCTTTATCGGTGCGGGAAGGTGACGTTGCCAGAGGTGCTTATCTTGCGCGCATTTCGGGTTGTATTGCGTGCCATACCAATACGGAAGCCAATGCTCCTTTGGCGGGTGGCTATGGGATTAAAACGCCTTTTGGTGTGCTTTTTTCGCCCAACTTAACGACGGATAACAAAACGGGTATAGGTGATTGGACAATAGAAACGTTCGGGCGCGCGGTAAGGTCGGGTGTTTCGCCTGATGGGCAGCCTTATTATCCCGTGTTTCCTTACCGTTTTTATGCTCAATTTAGTGATCAGGATATTGCTGATTTATGGGCGGCCTTTCAGACGGTACCTCCAGTACCTTATGAAAATCGTGAGCACCAGCTTGCGTTCCCTTATAACATTCGCTCAGCGCTCTACCTGTGGCGTGCCTTGTATTTTGAAGGGCGCACCTCTGTCCAAACAGATAGTCTTCAGGATGATCAATACAACCGAGGTAAGTATCTTGTCGAAGTCGCAGGGCATTGTGCCGCTTGCCATACCCCAAGAGGGTGGTTAGGTGGTTTGCAAGATGATAAGTCCCTACAAGGGGCGACAATATTAGATGATATGAAAGCCCCAGCGATTACGCCTGAAGCTCTAAAACAACAAGGTTGGACGCTCAATACTCTGGCTTATGGATTAAGCACGGGGATAAAACCTGATGGAGATGTGATGGGAGCGGCCATGGGAGAGGTTATTCGTGATGGTTTATCGTATTTAAGTAAGGCTGATCAACAAGCAATGGCACTCTATTTGTTGTCGGATAAAAGTACTTCCACGAAGTAACAGACTGCTATACTAGAGCCTTCAAAAATCAGGGGGCTTCAGTGAACGATTTACAGGTATGGCAATATGTAGCCATTGGCGCATTATTTATCTGGAGCGGCTTTGTCCGTTCAGGTTTGGGCTTTGGTGGTGCCGTCCTGACCCTGCCTTTTTTATTATTAGTACATAATGATCCACTGGTTTTCTTACCGATTATTGCCGTTCACCTTTTAGTATTCTCAAGCTTAATTGCGTATGGCAGTCACAAAAAGAATAAACGAGTGGTTAGTGAAGAGCCTATCTCAACTATCGATTGGGATTACCTAAAGCACTCCTTAAAAATCATGATCATTCCAAAACTGATAGGGGTGTTTGGTCTATTGACGCTACCTACAGCATTGATGAGCAGTATTATTTTCGTGATTGTGATGGTGTATGCCATTGGTTATGTACTCAATCGACCTTTTAAGAGTAATAGCCGAGTTTTGGATAATATGTTCTTAATGCTTGGTGGTTATATTAGTGGTACATCCTTGATCGGCGCACCATTGATTGTGGCCGTCTATGCAGGACATGTGGCTAAGCACCAGCTGCGAGATACGCTGTTTGTCCTTTGGTTTATTCTAGTGGTGATTAAGTGTGCAGCATTTGCTTGGGCAGGCGTAGATTTCCAATGGATTCATCATCTATGGCTACTACCTTGCGCAGCGCTGGGGCACCTGATTGGGCAACGATTCCATGAACGGATGGTATCGGCAGAAACGCCGCTGTTTTTCAGAGTGCTTGGTTCTGCGTTAATTATTGTGAGCCTGATCGGTTTGTGGAAGGCGCTGAGTTAATCGCTTAAAGAGAGAAAGAGAAGCCGGGATATTCCCGGCTCTAAGTTGTCTAATGACTGGCTTATTTTCCTGAATAGTTACCTGTTCGCTTTTCTACAAACGCAGTGACGGCTTCCATGTGATCTTCTGTGTTGTGGCACATGCCTTGGAAAACAGCACATAGGTCGAGAAAGTCGGGTAACGCTTGTCGTTGAGCTGCCTTCATTAGTCGTTTTGTTAGCCTAAGTGCTTGGGGGGGCTTAGCTGCAATCTGTTGGGCCATCTTCAAAGCGGTTGGCAGCAGCTGATCTGCAGGTACAACATCCAGCAATAGCCCCATCTCTTTAGCTTCCTGAGCTTTGACTAATCTACCGGT includes:
- a CDS encoding sulfite exporter TauE/SafE family protein, whose translation is MNDLQVWQYVAIGALFIWSGFVRSGLGFGGAVLTLPFLLLVHNDPLVFLPIIAVHLLVFSSLIAYGSHKKNKRVVSEEPISTIDWDYLKHSLKIMIIPKLIGVFGLLTLPTALMSSIIFVIVMVYAIGYVLNRPFKSNSRVLDNMFLMLGGYISGTSLIGAPLIVAVYAGHVAKHQLRDTLFVLWFILVVIKCAAFAWAGVDFQWIHHLWLLPCAALGHLIGQRFHERMVSAETPLFFRVLGSALIIVSLIGLWKALS
- a CDS encoding c-type cytochrome, whose translation is MKKTMVTFIGGALLSLAPLQFAVAHGNATGVVKERMDTMDDMKASMKTLAAIFSGEREYNAQQVKDAADTIAQLSGESLLKLFPKGSLKGLGHTEAKPEIWQEWPRFSGYAMDLQRFSEALAQAASKYEAGSQQAPATTMMSGSSSMMSGHKMMGGHKMMGMQQMSQEHLNNMPADHLFTMVKESCSNCHTRYRTEED
- a CDS encoding c-type cytochrome; the encoded protein is MVGWKKYTVFAALILAVAFGFMVTSLPPETPLSVREGDVARGAYLARISGCIACHTNTEANAPLAGGYGIKTPFGVLFSPNLTTDNKTGIGDWTIETFGRAVRSGVSPDGQPYYPVFPYRFYAQFSDQDIADLWAAFQTVPPVPYENREHQLAFPYNIRSALYLWRALYFEGRTSVQTDSLQDDQYNRGKYLVEVAGHCAACHTPRGWLGGLQDDKSLQGATILDDMKAPAITPEALKQQGWTLNTLAYGLSTGIKPDGDVMGAAMGEVIRDGLSYLSKADQQAMALYLLSDKSTSTK